Proteins encoded in a region of the Pelmatolapia mariae isolate MD_Pm_ZW linkage group LG16_19, Pm_UMD_F_2, whole genome shotgun sequence genome:
- the gjc4b gene encoding gap junction gamma-1 protein produces the protein MSWSFLTRLLDEISNHSTFVGKIWLTLLIVFRIVLTVVGGESIYYDEQSKFVCNTQQPGCENVCYDAFAPLSHIRFWVFQVIMITTPTIMYLGFAMHKIARMDDDDYRPQGRKRMPIVSRGANRDYEEAEDNGEEDPMIIEEIEPEKEKEVAEKPKKKHDGRRRIKRDGLMKVYVFQLLSRAIFEASFLFGQYILYGLEVAPSYVCTRSPCPHTVDCFVSRPTEKTIFLLIMYAVSALCLLFTLLEILHLGISGIRDCFCTPRPRHPTPRPSALASQRSSICRQPSAPPGYHTALKKDPSGKLGFRDNLGDSGRESFGDEASSRELERLRRHLKLAQQHLDMAYQNEESSPSRSSSPESNGTAVEQNRLNFAQEKQSSTCDKGLRA, from the exons ATGAGTTGGAGCTTCCTCACACGCCTTTTGGATGAGATTTCCAATCACTCCACCTTTGTGGGCAAGATCTGGCTCACCCTCCTCATTGTTTTTCGGATTGTGCTGACGGTTGTTGGAGGAGAGTCGATCTACTACGATGAACAGAGTAAATTTGTGTGTAACACGCAGCAACCTGGTTGCGAGAACGTATGCTATGACGCCTTTGCACCATTGTCGCACATTCGCTTCTGGGTGTTTCAGGTGATTATGATCACCACTCCCACCATCATGTACCTTGGGTTTGCTATGCACAAGATTGCTCGCATGGATGACGATGACTACAGGCCCCAGGGCAGGAAGAGGATGCCTATAGTGAGCCGTGGTGCTAACAGGGACTACGAGGAAGCGGAGGATAATGGGGAGGAGGATCCCATGATCATTGAAGAAATTGAGCCAGAAAAGGAAAAGGAGGTTGCGGAAAAGCCCAAGAAAAAGCACGATGGGCGCCGTCGCATCAAGAGAGATGGCCTGATGAAGGTCTACGTGTTCCAGCTGTTATCACGTGCCATCTTTGAGGCCTCCTTCCTGTTTGGACAGTACATTCTTTATGGTCTGGAAGTGGCACCGTCGTACGTATGCACACGTTCCCCTTGCCCACACACAGTGGATTGCTTCGTGTCACGCCCAACAGAGAAAACGATCTTCCTGCTTATAATGTATGCCGTCAGCGCCTTGTGTCTCCTCTTTACCCTGTTGGAGATCCTGCACCTTGGCATCAGTGGTATCCGTGACTGCTTTTGCACGCCACGACCCCGGCACCCCACCCCACGACCCTCAGCTCTGGCCAGCCAGAGGTCCTCCATCTGCCGCCAGCCCTCTGCGCCTCCAGGCTATCACACTGCTTTAAAGAAGGATCCATCTGGAAAACTGGGATTTCGAGATAACCTGGGAGACTCGGGTCGCGAGTCTTTCGGGGACGAGGCATCGTCTCGGGAGCTGGAGAGGCTGCGCAGGCACCTAAAACTGGCCCAGCAGCATCTTGATATGGCATACCAGAACGAAGAGAGCAGCCCGTCACGCAGCAGCAGCCCTGAATCTAACGGCACTGCAGTGGAGCAGAACAGGCTAAACTTTGCCCAGGAAAAGCAGAGCAGTACCTGTGACAAAG GTCTTCGTGCATAG
- the cxcr2 gene encoding C-X-C chemokine receptor type 2, which produces MEQQLFILFVLKCFGLTNQAVKGTESFTNLGNLSLNYSGDYEYENNSPCKETLPGFNNMGMTVVFIIVFVFAIVGNSVVVFVVFNMKKSKTSTDIYLMHLAIADLLFCLTLPFWAVKCNAGWIFGTFLCKLLSGFQEASAYSGVFLLACISVDRYFAIVRATRVLSSHHLLVKVICSIVWLVAVMLSLPVVIKRESMYTEFGVFICHENITGESTDRWRVTLRVLRHTLGFFLPLVVMAVCYGWTVVTLFHTRNQQKHKAMRVILAVVLAFILCWLPYNVTVLIDTLIQGGSLELTTCETHYTVIAMLNVTEILAFTHCAVNPVLYAFVGQKFRNQLLSVLNRHGLISKRLQMAYRKGSAGSVGSLRSRNTSVTM; this is translated from the exons ATGGAGCAACAACTTTTCATACTTTTTGTTTTGAAGTGTTTTGGTCTCACCAATCAAGCTGTGAAAGGAACAGAG AGCTTCACCAATTTGGGGAATCTCAGTTTAAATTACAGTGGTGACTATGAATACGAAAACAACTCTCCCTGCAAAGAAACATTGCCTGGATTTAACAACATGGGGATGACCGTCGTCTTCattattgtgtttgttttcgCCATCGTAGGTAACAGTGTTGTTGTCTTTGTCGTTTTCAATATGAAGAAAAGTAAAACCAGCACTGACATCTACCTGATGCACCTGGCGATCGCAGACCTGCTCTTCTGTCTTACCCTGCCGTTCTGGGCTGTGAAATGTAATGCTGGCTGGATCTTTGGAACCTTCCTGTGCAAACTCCTCTCAGGCTTTCAGGAGGCATCTGCATACAGTGGCGTATTCCTGCTGGCATGCATCAGTGTGGACAGATACTTTGCCATTGTCAGAGCTACGCGCGTCCTGTCCTCCCATCACCTGCTGGTCAAAGTTATTTGCAGTATTGTGTGGCTGGTGGCTGTAATGTTGTCCTTACCTGTGGTGATTAAGAGGGAGAGCATGTATACTGAATTTGGAGTGTTCATTTGCCATGAAAACATTACTGGTGAAAGCACCGATCGCTGGCGAGTGACTCTACGTGTTCTGCGGCATACACTGGGCTTCTTCCTGCCTCTGGTGGTCATGGCTGTCTGCTATGGCTGGACTGTGGTGACTCTGTTTCACACACGCAACCAACAAAAGCACAAAGCTATGCGCGTCATCTTGGCCGTTGTGCTGGCATTCATTCTGTGCTGGCTGCCTTATAATGTCACTGTACTGATTGACACACTCATACAGGGAGGATCTCTGGAACTGACTACATGTGAAACTCATTACACAGTGATTGCCATGCTGAATGTCACCGAAATTCTGGCCTTCACGCACTGTGCAGTGAATCCGGTGCTGTACGCCTTTGTTGGGCAGAAATTCCGTAACCAGCTGCTCTCAGTTCTTAACAGACACGGCCTCATCAGCAAGAGGCTCCAGATGGCTTACAGGAAGGGCTCTGCTGGCAGTGTAGGCAGCTTAAGATCCAGAAACACCTCAGTCACAATGTAA